One Campylobacter concisus DNA segment encodes these proteins:
- a CDS encoding biotin/lipoyl-containing protein, with the protein MAKKFIDVMDTTFRDGFQSVYGARVLMNDFLPALEAAKEAGIEHFEFGGGARFQSLYFYLNEDAFAMMDKFRSIVGPKANLQTLSRGVNTVTLDTGSRELIDLHAKLFKKHGTTTIRNFDALNDVENLKYSGERIAHHGLKHEVVVTMMDLPSGCVGAHDVKFYEKILREILDASIPYHSVCFKDASGTSSPQKVYETIKMARKLLPEKTHIRLHTHETAGVSVACYLAALEAGVDGIDLAASPVSGGTSQPDILTMLHAVKGKNYDLGGLDVEKILKYESVLNDCLKEYFLPPEAVQVSPLIPFSPMPGGALTANTQMMRDNNILDKFPEVILAMREVVQKGGYGTSVTPVSQFYFQQAFNNVMFGKWKKIAEGYGKMVLGYFGKTPVTPDKEIIKLASEQLGLKPTTKHAVDIADKDESKSLAHVKEILKQNKIKVTEENVFIAAACKEKGIAFLKGEAKVNVRKVDPNTKANDGRQTQSGRYSVVVNGSRYNVEVSEGFNDSIQVKSITEVEGKSVKSAKSAVAGATENDIVASLPGAVHKILVSAGDHVKKGQAIVVLEAMKMEIEVKAPKDGIIGSIEVSKGQSVANNQVVARFK; encoded by the coding sequence ATGGCAAAGAAATTTATCGATGTTATGGATACGACCTTTAGAGATGGCTTTCAGTCGGTTTATGGCGCTAGGGTGCTTATGAACGACTTTTTGCCCGCGCTTGAAGCAGCCAAAGAGGCTGGCATAGAGCATTTTGAATTTGGCGGAGGAGCGAGATTTCAAAGCCTTTATTTTTACCTAAATGAAGACGCTTTTGCGATGATGGATAAATTTAGAAGCATCGTAGGACCAAAAGCAAACCTTCAAACCCTAAGCAGGGGCGTAAATACCGTCACACTTGACACCGGTAGCCGCGAACTAATTGACCTTCACGCAAAACTTTTCAAAAAACATGGAACCACTACTATTAGAAATTTTGACGCACTAAATGATGTTGAAAATTTAAAATATTCAGGCGAGAGGATCGCTCATCACGGGCTAAAACACGAAGTCGTCGTTACTATGATGGATCTGCCTAGTGGCTGTGTGGGAGCTCATGATGTTAAATTTTATGAGAAAATTTTAAGAGAAATTTTAGATGCAAGTATCCCTTATCACAGCGTTTGCTTTAAAGATGCAAGTGGCACAAGTAGCCCACAAAAGGTCTATGAAACCATAAAAATGGCTAGAAAGCTACTCCCAGAAAAAACCCACATCAGACTTCACACGCATGAAACTGCAGGCGTAAGCGTGGCTTGCTATCTTGCAGCGCTTGAAGCTGGTGTCGATGGTATAGACCTAGCCGCAAGCCCAGTAAGTGGCGGTACAAGTCAGCCAGATATCCTAACCATGCTTCACGCAGTAAAAGGCAAAAACTACGATCTTGGCGGCCTTGATGTGGAGAAAATTTTAAAATACGAAAGCGTTTTGAATGATTGTTTAAAAGAGTATTTCTTACCACCTGAAGCTGTGCAAGTAAGCCCTCTAATACCATTTTCACCGATGCCTGGTGGCGCGCTCACTGCAAATACTCAGATGATGAGAGATAACAACATCTTAGATAAATTCCCAGAGGTCATCCTTGCTATGCGCGAAGTGGTGCAAAAGGGCGGATACGGCACTTCAGTAACCCCTGTTAGCCAGTTTTACTTCCAACAAGCATTTAACAACGTGATGTTTGGCAAGTGGAAAAAGATCGCTGAGGGATACGGTAAAATGGTGCTTGGCTACTTTGGCAAGACCCCAGTTACGCCTGATAAAGAGATCATTAAGCTTGCTAGTGAGCAACTAGGCTTAAAACCAACTACAAAACATGCAGTTGATATAGCCGATAAAGATGAGAGTAAGTCGCTTGCGCATGTGAAAGAAATTTTAAAACAAAATAAGATCAAGGTTACCGAAGAAAACGTCTTTATAGCAGCAGCTTGTAAAGAAAAAGGTATCGCGTTCTTAAAAGGCGAAGCCAAAGTAAATGTAAGAAAAGTTGATCCAAACACTAAGGCAAACGATGGCAGACAAACTCAAAGCGGCAGATATAGCGTCGTGGTAAATGGTAGCCGCTACAACGTTGAAGTAAGCGAAGGCTTTAACGACAGCATCCAAGTAAAATCAATCACTGAAGTTGAAGGCAAGAGCGTAAAAAGTGCCAAAAGTGCAGTAGCAGGCGCAACAGAAAATGATATCGTTGCAAGCTTGCCAGGCGCTGTGCATAAAATTTTAGTTAGCGCAGGAGATCATGTCAAAAAAGGTCAGGCCATAGTTGTGCTTGAAGCGATGAAGATGGAGATAGAGGTCAAAGCCCCAAAAGATGGCATCATAGGCTCTATAGAGGTTAGTAAAGGTCAAAGTGTCGCGAACAATCAAGTGGTGGCTAGATTTAAATAA
- a CDS encoding TRAP transporter large permease, producing MAGLIMFIAALLMLGIGFPVAFTFGAVAMIFGMVGSVVESLSDGDGLLGSIEVFKDMFNFMPYRIFSIMESRIFIAVPLFVFMGVVLQKSKLAERLLESMGMLFGEIRGGIAISTILVGALLAASTGVVGASVVAMGVISLPVMLKYKYDQSLGCGTICAAGTLGQIIPPSIVLIILGDIFSVPVGELFHQAVVPGLTLVAVYIVYILIVAYLKPEVAPIVKDESGVSKFKQIIRALTAIFPPLLLVICVLGSIFAGIATPTESSAFGCVGAIILSMFYRTFSFSMMKEALAESVKTTALVFAILVGATAFSMVFSYTGGDEIVENFMTNLPGEKWGFIIFSMAVIFVLGFFIDFVEISYIVLPILVPIAAKLGINPVYLAILVAMNLQTSFLTPPFGFSLFFLRSVAPAEIKTAAIYKGVVPYIIIQVAVLVFFCVFLMEIKPMLDASHGGLFNFLLSLFK from the coding sequence ATGGCTGGTTTGATAATGTTTATAGCCGCACTATTGATGCTTGGCATTGGCTTTCCAGTGGCATTTACCTTTGGTGCGGTTGCGATGATATTTGGCATGGTCGGCAGCGTTGTAGAGAGCCTTAGCGATGGCGATGGCCTACTTGGCAGTATAGAAGTATTTAAAGATATGTTTAACTTCATGCCTTATAGAATTTTTTCTATCATGGAGAGTAGAATTTTTATAGCAGTTCCACTCTTTGTCTTTATGGGCGTAGTGCTTCAAAAGTCAAAGCTAGCTGAGAGACTACTTGAGAGTATGGGTATGCTCTTTGGAGAAATTCGTGGTGGTATCGCTATTAGCACTATCTTGGTTGGTGCGCTTCTTGCAGCATCTACTGGCGTCGTAGGAGCTAGCGTCGTTGCTATGGGCGTTATAAGCTTGCCTGTAATGCTAAAGTATAAATATGATCAATCCCTAGGTTGTGGCACGATATGCGCTGCTGGTACGCTTGGTCAGATCATCCCTCCTTCTATCGTGCTTATCATCTTGGGCGATATCTTCTCAGTGCCAGTTGGCGAGCTTTTTCACCAAGCTGTTGTGCCAGGACTTACGCTAGTTGCCGTTTATATAGTTTATATTTTGATAGTTGCTTATCTTAAGCCAGAGGTCGCTCCTATCGTAAAAGATGAGAGTGGCGTTAGTAAATTTAAGCAGATCATTAGAGCGCTAACCGCGATCTTCCCGCCACTTTTACTAGTCATCTGCGTGCTTGGCTCTATCTTTGCAGGTATCGCTACGCCGACTGAAAGTTCAGCATTTGGCTGCGTGGGCGCTATCATTCTCTCTATGTTTTATAGGACATTTTCATTTTCTATGATGAAAGAGGCTTTGGCTGAGAGCGTGAAAACTACAGCTTTAGTCTTTGCCATACTTGTTGGCGCGACTGCCTTTTCTATGGTCTTTAGCTACACTGGAGGCGATGAGATAGTTGAAAATTTCATGACAAATTTACCAGGCGAGAAGTGGGGCTTTATCATCTTTAGTATGGCTGTTATCTTTGTGCTTGGCTTTTTTATCGATTTTGTTGAAATTTCATATATCGTGCTTCCTATCTTGGTGCCAATCGCCGCAAAACTTGGCATAAATCCAGTCTATCTAGCGATCCTAGTTGCTATGAATTTACAAACTTCATTCTTGACACCGCCATTTGGTTTTAGTCTATTTTTCTTAAGATCAGTCGCACCTGCTGAGATAAAAACAGCTGCTATTTATAAAGGCGTGGTGCCTTACATCATCATCCAAGTAGCAGTTTTAGTCTTTTTCTGCGTATTTTTAATGGAGATAAAGCCGATGCTAGATGCGAGCCACGGCGGATTATTTAACTTCTTACTCTCACTTTTTAAATGA
- a CDS encoding TRAP transporter small permease subunit: MDKIERFFDKAGDIVGYICMFIMALMIIDVFFNVVARYFFSYGNVAFQELEWHFFAVIFLLGMSYALKEDAHVRVDIFYAKFSPKNKALVNMLGTIFFVIPFALLVSNLSFGFVGDAYSSAEASADPGGLTHRWIIKAMIPVSFYILVFFAIGFFIRNFNLYKKAKKGE; this comes from the coding sequence ATATTTGTATGTTTATTATGGCTTTGATGATAATAGACGTATTTTTTAACGTTGTGGCAAGATACTTTTTCTCTTACGGCAACGTTGCATTTCAGGAGCTTGAGTGGCACTTTTTTGCTGTGATATTTCTACTTGGCATGAGCTATGCTCTAAAAGAGGACGCACATGTTAGAGTTGATATCTTTTATGCTAAATTTTCGCCAAAAAACAAAGCCCTTGTAAATATGCTTGGCACTATATTTTTTGTCATACCATTTGCGCTTTTGGTTTCAAATTTATCATTTGGATTTGTAGGAGATGCTTATAGCTCAGCAGAGGCTAGCGCAGATCCAGGCGGTCTTACTCACAGATGGATCATAAAAGCGATGATCCCTGTTTCATTTTACATACTTGTATTTTTTGCGATTGGCTTTTTTATAAGAAATTTCAATCTTTACAAAAAAGCTAAAAAGGGGGAATAA